In one Deinococcus aestuarii genomic region, the following are encoded:
- a CDS encoding SDR family oxidoreductase, which yields MTLFRLDGRHALVTGGSKGIGLAAAHALVRLGAHVTLAARGAEALKTAADALGAHCVVADVGTPEGVRAAVEAARAVGHIDILVSNAGGPPPSLPSEVTGEGWQRGFEVTFLSTARLAEAVLPGMRERGWGRIIAVTSLTVGRPSLNLPVSNAMRAAVTNHLRTLALEVAADGVTCNTVAPGYTATDRLRALHADPEAAERLAGRIPARRFGQPNEVGAAVAFLATVEAGYITGQELLVDGGWSI from the coding sequence ATGACCCTCTTCAGGCTGGACGGACGGCACGCCCTCGTCACGGGCGGCAGCAAGGGCATCGGGCTCGCGGCGGCACACGCGCTCGTGCGGCTGGGTGCCCACGTGACCCTGGCGGCGCGCGGGGCGGAGGCCCTCAAGACGGCGGCGGACGCCCTCGGCGCCCACTGCGTCGTGGCGGACGTGGGGACCCCGGAGGGCGTGCGGGCGGCGGTCGAGGCGGCCCGGGCCGTCGGCCACATCGACATCCTCGTGAGCAACGCGGGCGGGCCGCCCCCCAGCCTCCCCAGCGAGGTGACCGGGGAGGGCTGGCAGCGCGGCTTCGAGGTCACCTTCCTCTCCACCGCGCGCCTCGCGGAGGCCGTGCTGCCGGGGATGCGGGAGCGCGGGTGGGGCCGGATCATCGCGGTCACCAGCCTCACCGTCGGGCGGCCCTCGCTGAACCTGCCCGTCAGCAACGCGATGCGCGCCGCCGTGACGAACCACCTGCGGACCCTCGCGCTGGAGGTCGCCGCCGACGGGGTGACCTGCAACACGGTCGCGCCCGGCTACACGGCCACCGACCGCCTGAGGGCCCTGCACGCCGACCCGGAGGCTGCCGAGCGTCTCGCGGGCCGCATTCCCGCCCGCCGCTTCGGCCAGCCCAACGAGGTCGGCGCGGCGGTCGCCTTCCTCGCCACGGTGGAGGCGGGCTACATCACCGGACAGGAACTGTTGGTGGACGGCGGCTGGAGCATCTGA
- a CDS encoding nucleotidyltransferase family protein, which yields MTEGEFLQTVRLNPVNAALLARLPDLGVPQTHLVAGALFQTVWNVLGGQPANAHIRDYDVFYWDPDPSYEAEDAVIRRADGLFADLGARVEVRNQARVHLWFPEKHGLHRPPLHSAREGIDQFLVECTCVGLDARGHLYAPFGLDDLAAGRLRPNPRNHTPGLYAAKVADYRARWPWLREVEEGGENT from the coding sequence ATGACCGAAGGAGAGTTCCTCCAGACCGTGCGGCTCAACCCCGTGAACGCCGCCCTTCTCGCCCGCCTGCCCGACCTCGGTGTTCCTCAAACCCACCTCGTCGCCGGGGCCCTCTTTCAGACCGTCTGGAACGTCCTGGGCGGTCAGCCTGCGAACGCCCATATTCGCGATTACGACGTCTTCTACTGGGACCCCGACCCGAGTTACGAGGCCGAGGACGCCGTGATCCGCCGCGCCGACGGCCTCTTCGCCGACCTGGGCGCCCGGGTCGAGGTCCGCAACCAGGCGAGGGTCCACCTGTGGTTCCCCGAAAAGCACGGCCTCCACCGCCCGCCCCTGCACAGCGCCCGGGAAGGCATCGACCAGTTTCTCGTCGAGTGCACCTGCGTCGGCCTTGACGCGCGGGGCCACCTCTACGCCCCCTTCGGCCTGGACGACCTCGCGGCGGGCCGCCTGCGCCCCAACCCGCGCAACCACACGCCGGGTCTGTACGCGGCCAAGGTGGCGGACTACCGGGCGAGGTGGCCGTGGCTGAGGGAGGTGGAGGAGGGCGGGGAGAACACTTGA
- a CDS encoding ADP-ribosylglycohydrolase family protein codes for MTDPHLHTLLSLTAADALGAATEFKTPGAIRARYGDHITDYQPGSVFGFAPGEGTDDSQMTVATLIGSARGEGPEGVRAALREWLDAGPPDVGSLTRAALRYGTLDGGARAWTASGFESAGNGGLMRVSAVWIAGFTGGALAHESAVVTALTHADARCIHASVFLTAFLEALHGGAPYRDGAEVALAAMDGLDARTALLDAAIFGLGTREAHAAFRERDRAARAGVRARVRSGLDGRITSQSGFVLDTLEAAVARARADTWPGGVEPAVLGGDDSDTVACVVGAIVGARGLPVPEHLLPPLRLGHSWPGWERGWACTEHFPAVVAGARRA; via the coding sequence GTGACCGACCCGCATCTGCACACTCTCCTCTCGCTGACCGCCGCCGACGCGCTGGGGGCCGCGACCGAGTTCAAGACCCCGGGGGCGATCCGCGCCCGCTACGGCGACCACATCACCGACTACCAGCCCGGCAGCGTCTTCGGTTTCGCACCCGGCGAGGGCACCGACGACAGCCAGATGACGGTGGCGACCCTGATCGGCTCTGCGCGGGGGGAGGGGCCGGAGGGCGTCCGGGCTGCCCTGCGCGAGTGGCTGGACGCCGGACCACCCGACGTGGGCAGTCTGACCCGCGCGGCCCTGCGCTACGGAACACTGGACGGCGGCGCCCGGGCCTGGACGGCGAGCGGCTTCGAGAGTGCCGGAAACGGCGGTCTGATGCGCGTTTCCGCCGTGTGGATCGCGGGCTTCACCGGTGGAGCGCTCGCCCACGAGTCGGCGGTGGTCACGGCCCTCACGCACGCGGACGCGCGCTGCATTCACGCCTCCGTGTTCCTGACGGCCTTTCTGGAGGCGCTGCATGGGGGAGCCCCGTACCGGGACGGAGCGGAGGTGGCCCTGGCCGCGATGGACGGCCTCGACGCACGGACCGCCCTGCTCGACGCGGCCATCTTCGGCCTGGGCACCCGCGAAGCCCACGCCGCCTTTCGGGAACGCGACCGCGCCGCCCGGGCCGGGGTCCGCGCCCGCGTCCGCTCGGGACTCGACGGACGCATCACGTCCCAGAGCGGCTTCGTGCTCGACACGCTGGAGGCCGCCGTCGCCCGCGCCCGCGCCGATACCTGGCCCGGCGGCGTCGAGCCCGCCGTCCTGGGTGGAGACGACAGCGACACGGTGGCCTGCGTGGTCGGGGCCATTGTTGGGGCACGCGGCCTGCCCGTTCCCGAACACCTATTACCTCCCCTGCGGCTGGGGCACTCCTGGCCCGGCTGGGAGCGCGGCTGGGCCTGCACCGAGCATTTCCCGGCGGTGGTGGCGGGGGCACGGCGGGCATGA
- a CDS encoding peroxiredoxin family protein, which translates to MDWPAPAEFVHGGPLPPPGEWERPGLVMVFNLECPACVSRGLPFLKRLHAEFGDRVGLMALHTSRGHRLLPREDVEPTLARFAKDFARLPFPVALDVSGDLARAWGTEGTPHWFAFAPGGELVRSVYGSQENAQTRLEYLLEELAGGKT; encoded by the coding sequence ATGGACTGGCCCGCCCCCGCCGAGTTCGTGCACGGGGGGCCGCTGCCGCCGCCCGGCGAGTGGGAGAGGCCGGGGCTGGTCATGGTTTTCAACCTGGAGTGCCCGGCGTGCGTGTCGCGCGGGCTTCCCTTCCTCAAACGGCTGCACGCCGAGTTCGGCGACCGGGTGGGGTTGATGGCGCTGCACACCAGCCGGGGCCACCGTCTCCTCCCGCGCGAGGATGTGGAACCGACGCTCGCGCGGTTTGCAAAGGACTTCGCCCGGCTCCCCTTCCCCGTCGCCCTCGACGTGAGCGGTGACCTCGCCCGCGCGTGGGGGACGGAGGGCACGCCCCACTGGTTCGCCTTCGCGCCGGGGGGCGAACTCGTCCGCAGCGTGTACGGCAGCCAGGAGAACGCGCAGACGCGGCTGGAATATCTGCTGGAGGAACTGGCAGGGGGCAAGACCTAG
- a CDS encoding ABC transporter substrate-binding protein, producing the protein MKRAFVLLSALALSSASLAATVADVKNRGVLVLGTDPTFAPFEFKGPGGEVQGFDIDIARAVAKDLGVRLEVRPVGFGALMPQAVTSGRVDMAMSGITITPERAKVVSFSQPYYRSAQVFIVRGGNPGKFAWPGDVKGKTVGVQANTTGQYVAGDVLKPKGATLKVYDDFAAGLADVRAGRIAALIGDAPTVADLGKRLPGQFAQAGQDLAAEDYGMVFARGSDLAAAANRTLARLRSSGEYQKLLNKWIVQK; encoded by the coding sequence ATGAAGCGCGCCTTCGTCCTTCTGTCGGCCCTGGCCCTGTCGTCCGCCTCGCTCGCCGCCACCGTCGCCGACGTGAAGAACAGGGGCGTCCTCGTGCTGGGCACTGACCCCACCTTCGCCCCCTTCGAGTTCAAGGGCCCCGGCGGCGAGGTACAGGGCTTCGACATCGACATCGCCCGTGCGGTGGCGAAAGACCTCGGGGTGCGGCTGGAGGTCCGCCCGGTGGGCTTCGGCGCCCTGATGCCCCAGGCGGTCACCTCGGGCCGGGTGGACATGGCGATGAGCGGCATCACGATCACCCCCGAGCGGGCAAAGGTCGTGAGCTTCAGCCAGCCCTACTACCGCAGCGCGCAGGTCTTCATCGTCCGGGGCGGCAACCCGGGCAAGTTCGCGTGGCCCGGCGACGTGAAGGGCAAGACGGTCGGCGTGCAGGCGAACACGACCGGGCAGTACGTGGCGGGCGACGTCCTCAAACCCAAGGGCGCCACCCTCAAGGTCTACGACGATTTCGCCGCCGGGCTCGCCGACGTGCGCGCGGGCCGCATCGCCGCATTGATCGGGGACGCCCCCACCGTCGCCGACCTCGGGAAGCGGCTGCCGGGCCAGTTCGCGCAGGCGGGCCAGGACCTCGCCGCCGAGGACTACGGCATGGTCTTCGCCAGGGGCAGTGACCTCGCCGCCGCCGCGAACCGGACGCTGGCGCGGCTGCGGTCGAGCGGGGAGTATCAGAAGCTCCTGAACAAGTGGATCGTTCAGAAGTAG